The proteins below come from a single Parageobacillus toebii NBRC 107807 genomic window:
- a CDS encoding MogA/MoaB family molybdenum cofactor biosynthesis protein, protein MSVTEHKKEAPHIVRCKVITISDTRTKDTDKSGKLMMDLLKEAGHEVVSYEIVKDEKEAIREAILHGCEQTNIDVVLTNGGTGIAKRDVTIETVKEIIEKEIVGFGELFRMLSYTEDIGSAAILSRAIAGVANDTAIFSTPGSSGAVRLAMTKLILPELGHVVREIRKDLR, encoded by the coding sequence ATGAGCGTTACGGAACATAAAAAAGAAGCACCGCACATCGTCCGCTGTAAAGTCATTACGATTAGTGACACAAGGACAAAAGACACGGATAAGAGCGGAAAATTAATGATGGATTTATTAAAAGAAGCTGGTCATGAAGTTGTCAGTTATGAAATCGTAAAAGATGAAAAAGAAGCGATTCGAGAGGCGATTTTGCACGGATGCGAACAGACGAATATTGATGTGGTGCTAACAAACGGCGGCACAGGCATCGCTAAACGGGATGTGACCATTGAAACAGTAAAAGAAATCATCGAAAAAGAAATCGTTGGCTTTGGCGAGTTGTTTCGCATGTTAAGCTACACGGAAGATATCGGTTCAGCCGCGATATTATCGAGGGCGATTGCCGGCGTAGCGAACGATACAGCGATTTTTTCCACCCCAGGGTCGTCGGGAGCGGTGCGCCTTGCGATGACAAAATTGATTTTGCCGGAGCTTGGCCATGTGGTGCGGGAAATAAGGAAAGATTTACGATGA
- a CDS encoding acetate kinase: MSKILAINAGSSSLKFQLFEMPNETVLTKGIVERIGFDDAIFTITVNGEKIQEVTAIPNHAVAVKMLLDKLISHGIIRSFEEIDGIGHRVVHGGEKFSDSVLITDEVLKQIEEVSELAPLHNPANIIGIKAFQEVLPNVPAVAVFDTAFHQTMPEQSFLYSLPYEYYTKFGIRKYGFHGTSHKYVTQRAAELLGRPIEQLRLISCHLGNGASIAAVEGGKSIDTSMGFTPLAGVAMGTRSGNIDPALIPYIMQKTGMTADEVLEVLNKKSGMLGISGLSSDLRDLEKAAAEGNKRAELALEVFANRIHKYIGSYAARMCGVDAIIFTAGIGENSEVIRAKVLRGLEFMGVYWDPALNKVRGKEAFISYPHSPVKVLVIPTNEEVMIARDVVRLANIG, encoded by the coding sequence ATGTCCAAAATTTTAGCGATTAACGCGGGTAGTTCATCCTTAAAGTTTCAATTATTTGAGATGCCGAACGAAACCGTTCTAACGAAAGGAATCGTGGAACGAATCGGTTTTGACGATGCGATTTTTACAATTACGGTCAACGGTGAAAAAATCCAAGAAGTGACAGCGATTCCAAACCACGCGGTAGCTGTGAAAATGTTGCTTGACAAGCTAATCAGCCACGGTATTATTCGTTCGTTTGAAGAAATTGACGGAATTGGTCATCGCGTTGTGCATGGCGGGGAGAAATTCAGTGATTCCGTGCTGATTACTGATGAAGTATTAAAGCAAATTGAAGAAGTATCTGAGCTTGCTCCGCTTCATAATCCGGCAAACATCATCGGTATTAAAGCATTTCAAGAAGTATTGCCAAATGTGCCTGCCGTGGCGGTGTTTGATACGGCTTTTCATCAAACGATGCCGGAGCAGTCGTTTTTATACAGCCTTCCATATGAGTACTATACGAAATTTGGCATTCGCAAATACGGGTTCCATGGTACGTCTCATAAGTATGTAACACAACGTGCTGCCGAATTGCTTGGCCGCCCGATTGAACAGCTTCGCCTCATTTCTTGCCATCTTGGAAATGGGGCCAGCATCGCGGCAGTAGAAGGAGGAAAATCGATCGATACGTCCATGGGCTTTACGCCGCTCGCTGGTGTAGCAATGGGAACGCGTTCAGGGAACATTGACCCAGCCCTTATCCCTTACATTATGCAAAAAACGGGAATGACTGCGGATGAAGTGCTTGAAGTATTAAATAAGAAAAGCGGAATGCTTGGAATTTCCGGTCTTTCTAGCGATTTGCGCGACCTTGAAAAAGCTGCGGCAGAAGGAAATAAACGTGCTGAGCTGGCGCTTGAAGTATTTGCTAATCGCATTCATAAATATATCGGTTCTTATGCGGCGCGCATGTGCGGTGTAGATGCGATCATTTTCACGGCTGGAATTGGCGAAAACAGTGAAGTGATCCGTGCGAAAGTCTTGCGCGGCCTTGAATTTATGGGAGTATACTGGGATCCTGCATTAAATAAAGTGCGCGGCAAAGAGGCGTTCATTAGCTATCCACACTCCCCGGTAAAAGTGTTAGTCATCCCGACGAACGAAGAAGTCATGATTGCGCGGGATGTTGTCAGACTGGCGAATATTGGTTAA
- a CDS encoding class I SAM-dependent methyltransferase gives MATPVERLFTLFDETAKILQDELQCTYLEAVAETGENVFHGDVLQEEVSEVNAKRLKKQYADIQLERFTNEEIRKAFQLAVLKGMKEYTQPHHQMTPDAVSLFISYLVNQFTRQHLALTILDPAVGTANLLTTVLNHLKGKQTKSYGVDVDDVLIKLAYVNANLQKHAIQLFNQDGLQPLFVELADVVVCDLPVGYYPHKENASRFALKAEEGHSYAHHLFIEQSLYYTKEGGYLFFLIPNTLFSSDQAAKLHEFIKEHAVIQGLLQLPLSMFKTEQAAKSIFILQKKGENVKAPKKALLAELPRFSNKQAMQAMMRKIDEWVTEEKGK, from the coding sequence ATGGCAACTCCAGTAGAACGTTTGTTTACATTATTTGATGAAACAGCCAAAATTTTGCAAGATGAATTACAATGCACCTATTTAGAAGCGGTGGCAGAAACGGGAGAAAATGTGTTTCACGGCGATGTTCTTCAAGAAGAAGTGAGCGAAGTCAACGCGAAACGTCTCAAAAAACAATATGCCGACATTCAACTCGAACGGTTTACGAATGAAGAAATAAGAAAAGCATTTCAGCTTGCGGTGTTAAAAGGAATGAAGGAATATACACAACCGCATCATCAAATGACCCCGGATGCGGTTAGTTTATTTATAAGCTATTTAGTCAATCAATTTACTCGCCAACATCTGGCGCTTACCATTCTTGATCCTGCCGTCGGTACCGCAAATTTGCTGACAACGGTGCTTAACCATCTTAAAGGGAAGCAAACGAAAAGTTACGGTGTGGATGTGGACGATGTATTAATCAAGCTGGCATATGTGAACGCGAATTTGCAAAAACACGCGATTCAGCTTTTTAATCAAGATGGGCTGCAGCCGCTATTTGTAGAGCTTGCAGATGTAGTCGTGTGTGATTTGCCTGTCGGTTATTATCCACATAAAGAAAATGCTTCTCGCTTTGCATTAAAGGCGGAAGAAGGACATTCATACGCCCATCATTTGTTCATTGAACAAAGCTTGTATTATACAAAAGAAGGCGGCTACTTGTTTTTCTTAATTCCAAATACATTATTTTCAAGTGACCAAGCGGCAAAATTGCATGAATTTATTAAAGAGCATGCGGTTATTCAAGGATTGTTGCAACTGCCGCTATCGATGTTTAAAACAGAACAAGCAGCAAAAAGCATTTTTATTTTGCAAAAGAAAGGAGAAAACGTAAAAGCACCGAAAAAAGCGTTGTTAGCGGAACTTCCCCGTTTCTCCAATAAACAGGCGATGCAGGCGATGATGAGAAAAATTGATGAATGGGTTACAGAAGAAAAAGGGAAGTAA
- the tpx gene encoding thiol peroxidase — MAQVTFKGQPVTLVGNEVKVGDKAPDFKVLANDLSEVTLADTKGHVRLISVVPSLDTGVCDAQTRRFNEEAAKLDNVKVLTISVDLPFAQKRWCGAAGVENVQVLSDHRDVSFGQAYGVLIKELRLLARAVFVIDSNDIVTYVEYVPEVTNHPNYEAAIEAAKAAK; from the coding sequence ATGGCGCAAGTTACATTTAAAGGACAACCGGTAACATTAGTTGGTAATGAAGTGAAAGTGGGAGACAAAGCACCTGATTTTAAAGTATTGGCTAACGATTTATCGGAAGTCACGCTCGCTGATACGAAAGGCCACGTCCGCTTGATCAGTGTTGTTCCGTCGCTGGATACAGGCGTTTGTGATGCGCAAACACGCCGGTTTAATGAAGAAGCAGCAAAATTGGATAATGTGAAAGTATTGACGATTAGCGTTGATTTGCCGTTTGCGCAAAAACGCTGGTGCGGGGCGGCAGGTGTGGAAAACGTACAAGTTCTTTCTGACCATCGCGATGTTTCCTTTGGGCAAGCGTACGGCGTGCTGATTAAAGAATTGCGTTTACTGGCACGCGCGGTGTTTGTCATTGACAGCAACGATATTGTAACATATGTGGAATATGTGCCGGAAGTAACAAATCATCCGAACTACGAAGCGGCCATCGAAGCGGCAAAAGCAGCAAAATAA
- the ytfJ gene encoding GerW family sporulation protein produces the protein MSNHPIQGLMTTAMENLKQMIDVNTIIGDPVETPDGSIILTVSKVGFGFAAGGSEFMMDGNGASQQQASEHPFGGGSGGGVSITPIAFLIVNSSGVKLLHLDESTHLYEKILDVAPQAIEKIQEMLKKNKKDSPTEKHDFDI, from the coding sequence ATGAGCAATCATCCAATTCAAGGGCTTATGACAACAGCGATGGAAAATTTAAAACAAATGATTGATGTCAATACAATTATCGGTGATCCGGTCGAAACGCCAGACGGAAGTATCATTTTAACGGTTTCCAAAGTAGGTTTTGGATTTGCGGCGGGTGGTAGTGAATTTATGATGGATGGCAATGGCGCTAGTCAACAACAGGCTAGTGAGCATCCATTTGGCGGCGGAAGCGGCGGCGGTGTTTCCATTACGCCTATTGCCTTTTTGATCGTTAACTCTTCGGGAGTAAAACTGCTTCATCTTGACGAAAGCACTCATTTATATGAAAAGATATTGGATGTGGCACCGCAGGCGATTGAGAAAATTCAAGAGATGTTAAAGAAAAATAAAAAGGATTCGCCAACAGAAAAACACGATTTTGATATTTGA
- a CDS encoding DUF2953 domain-containing protein, producing the protein MLKIAVSIVVALFLLIFVLSVMKLSITILFQHAQDDDEWKITFRTLFGIIRYTIHIPLVKIETESPGIVIVHNKTVKNISESKPNRSKYTLEDIIDSFQKAKEFARHVVRLNAIIKKFLRHISITKFEWQTKIGTGDAAATGMIVGLGWSLKYSLVALFSKYMKLQTSPCLMITPSFHEAISETKFVCMIHFRIGHAMLAGIRVVKYWRDYHLSEIKTFVTQQTNESY; encoded by the coding sequence ATGTTGAAAATTGCGGTAAGTATAGTTGTCGCTCTTTTTCTATTGATTTTTGTTTTATCGGTGATGAAGTTGTCGATTACAATTCTTTTTCAACATGCACAAGATGATGATGAATGGAAAATTACGTTTCGAACATTATTTGGGATTATTCGATATACGATACATATACCATTAGTAAAAATAGAAACAGAGTCGCCAGGTATCGTCATTGTTCATAACAAAACGGTAAAAAATATTTCCGAAAGCAAGCCAAACCGAAGCAAGTATACGCTAGAGGATATTATCGATAGCTTTCAGAAAGCAAAGGAGTTTGCCAGACATGTCGTACGACTGAATGCAATTATAAAAAAATTCCTTCGTCATATATCCATTACGAAATTCGAATGGCAGACGAAAATCGGAACAGGAGATGCAGCGGCAACAGGGATGATTGTCGGATTAGGATGGTCGTTGAAATATAGTTTGGTTGCATTATTTAGCAAATATATGAAACTACAAACGTCACCTTGTTTAATGATTACTCCATCTTTTCATGAAGCAATTTCCGAAACGAAATTCGTATGTATGATTCATTTTCGAATCGGGCATGCTATGTTAGCAGGAATACGAGTTGTGAAATATTGGCGTGACTATCATTTGTCAGAAATAAAAACATTTGTCACCCAGCAAACAAATGAAAGCTACTAG
- a CDS encoding RDD family protein → MTEKYLPVPVEARNETYANVSSHVRYAGFWMRFWAYLLDLLVVSSLNRLLIFPFFHLLDISVDRTNMFAPATIATTLTFYAYFVLMTKFFQQTLGKMVFGLKVIDESGKPLTWTTVLFREVIGKFIAKTILFIGFLFVAFSEKKKGMHDQFADTLVIHE, encoded by the coding sequence ATGACCGAAAAGTATCTGCCAGTTCCTGTAGAGGCAAGAAATGAAACATATGCAAATGTATCTTCTCATGTACGATATGCTGGGTTTTGGATGCGATTTTGGGCATATTTGCTCGATTTGCTTGTTGTCTCCAGTTTAAACCGTTTGCTTATTTTTCCGTTCTTTCATCTGTTGGATATTTCTGTTGATCGGACGAATATGTTTGCGCCAGCAACGATTGCTACGACCTTGACATTTTATGCATATTTTGTATTGATGACAAAATTCTTTCAACAAACGTTAGGAAAAATGGTGTTTGGATTAAAAGTGATTGATGAGTCTGGAAAGCCGTTAACATGGACGACCGTGTTATTTCGTGAAGTGATCGGGAAGTTTATTGCGAAAACGATTTTGTTTATCGGATTTCTTTTTGTCGCTTTTTCAGAAAAGAAAAAAGGGATGCACGACCAGTTTGCTGATACACTTGTCATTCATGAATAA
- the sppA gene encoding signal peptide peptidase SppA: MNRKRWIALLIAVVLFVFSALVNVITTLLTSDAEKWSGNWLALVQNEFSEEVLEDGDELQKIVVLEVNGVIQDVGDTGALFAAAGYDHQSFLRMIEQAKNDDTVKAIVLRVNSPGGGVVESAEIHDQLLELKKETKKPIYVSMGSMAASGGYYISTAGDKIFASPETITGSLGVIMQSLNYEGLAKKYGVKLVTIKSGPYKDIMNPTREMTEEEKKILQQLIQNSYEGFVKVISEGRHLPESEVRKIADGRIYDGRQAKQLHLIDEFGYLDDTIAALKKDHHLSDAQVVKYTNEFSFGSLFQMAFNQNTTPKHEATELIKLLSNPSSPRLMYLYAE, encoded by the coding sequence ATGAATCGAAAGCGATGGATCGCGTTATTGATTGCTGTTGTATTATTTGTTTTTTCCGCCTTAGTAAACGTTATTACTACACTGTTAACAAGCGATGCGGAAAAATGGTCGGGAAATTGGCTTGCATTAGTGCAGAATGAGTTCAGCGAAGAGGTTCTTGAAGATGGCGATGAATTGCAAAAAATCGTTGTTCTTGAAGTAAATGGAGTTATTCAAGATGTAGGAGATACGGGGGCGCTATTTGCTGCAGCAGGATATGATCATCAATCATTTTTGCGAATGATTGAGCAAGCAAAAAATGACGATACGGTAAAAGCGATTGTGCTAAGAGTAAATTCACCTGGGGGCGGCGTCGTGGAAAGCGCGGAGATTCACGACCAACTGCTGGAACTAAAAAAAGAAACGAAGAAACCAATTTACGTTTCAATGGGATCGATGGCAGCTTCGGGAGGATACTACATTTCGACGGCAGGGGATAAAATTTTCGCAAGTCCTGAAACGATTACCGGTTCGCTGGGGGTGATTATGCAAAGTTTAAACTATGAAGGACTTGCTAAAAAGTATGGAGTAAAGCTTGTCACGATCAAAAGCGGACCGTATAAAGACATTATGAATCCGACAAGGGAAATGACGGAAGAAGAAAAGAAAATATTGCAGCAACTAATTCAAAATTCTTATGAGGGATTTGTGAAAGTGATTTCCGAAGGCAGACATCTTCCGGAAAGCGAAGTTCGAAAAATTGCCGATGGGCGAATTTATGATGGAAGACAGGCAAAACAATTGCATTTGATTGACGAATTTGGTTATTTGGACGATACGATCGCCGCATTAAAAAAAGACCATCATTTGTCGGACGCGCAAGTGGTGAAATATACGAATGAATTTTCGTTTGGCTCCTTATTTCAAATGGCGTTCAATCAAAACACAACGCCAAAGCATGAAGCAACCGAATTAATAAAATTGCTTTCTAACCCTTCTTCACCGCGCTTAATGTATTTATATGCTGAATAA
- a CDS encoding NAD kinase, which yields MADERNHLYFFYKRDEQLMKRVEPLITLAKQGPFVVVDDHKKANIIVSIGDDGSFLQAVRQTGFRNDCLYVGISTLPSRGFYCDFQIDDIDHMAEAIKNLQLEVRKYPIIQVTIDGTASFFCLNECSIRSQIIKTLTMDVFIDDLHFETFRGDGIIISTPTGSTAYNKSVNGAVVDPLLPCFQVSELASLNNNRYRTLGSSFILSGERKLTLKMSDETSHFPIIGLDNEALSIQHIEKIDVILSDRVIKTVRLKDNSFWDKVKRVFL from the coding sequence ATGGCAGACGAGCGCAATCATCTTTATTTTTTTTATAAGCGTGATGAACAACTGATGAAACGTGTAGAACCGCTGATCACGCTTGCAAAACAAGGTCCGTTTGTGGTAGTCGATGATCATAAAAAAGCGAATATCATCGTCAGCATCGGGGACGATGGCTCGTTTTTACAAGCGGTGCGTCAAACAGGATTTCGCAACGATTGCTTATATGTCGGGATTTCCACACTTCCGTCACGCGGGTTTTACTGCGACTTTCAAATTGATGACATTGATCATATGGCAGAAGCAATAAAAAATTTACAGCTGGAAGTAAGAAAATATCCAATTATTCAAGTTACCATTGATGGCACCGCTTCATTTTTCTGTTTAAACGAATGTTCCATTCGCTCGCAAATTATTAAAACATTAACGATGGACGTATTTATTGACGACCTGCACTTTGAAACGTTTCGTGGAGATGGAATCATCATTTCGACACCGACAGGAAGTACGGCATATAATAAATCGGTAAACGGCGCTGTCGTTGATCCGCTTCTTCCTTGCTTTCAAGTAAGCGAGTTAGCTTCACTCAATAATAACCGTTACCGGACGCTCGGTTCATCGTTTATTTTAAGCGGAGAGCGAAAATTAACTTTAAAAATGTCCGATGAAACAAGCCATTTTCCAATCATTGGTTTAGATAATGAAGCATTAAGCATTCAACATATTGAAAAAATTGATGTCATCTTAAGCGACAGAGTGATTAAAACCGTCCGTTTAAAGGACAATTCTTTCTGGGACAAAGTAAAACGAGTGTTTTTATAA
- the mbcS gene encoding acyl-CoA synthetase MbcS: MKRENFIAPERYNLTSEIEKHAMANPNKLALKWENEQGETREITYGDLIKHANKIGNALLKRGLEKGDKVLVMVPRLIEAYEVYLGTLKAGLVVIPSSEMLRTKDLQYRISHGEVKAIIAYEPYVDQFEPIGNIDHIMKFVVGKTKPSGWINLEEAMKAESDELVAADTSRDDMAFLSYTSGTTGNPKGVVHSHGWGYAHLRIAAKNWLCIEENDLVWATAGPGWQKWIWSPFLSTLGSGATGFVYYGRFDPEKYLQLLSKYEVNVLCCTPTEYRLMAKVPNIGDYKLPHLRSAVSAGEPLNREVIDTFEKYFNIQVRDGYGQTENTLLVGVMKGMKIKPGSMGKPTPGNIVEIINENGEPCAVGEVGDIAVHVDTATLFKYYYKDPERTAMQFRGDYYITGDKARKDEDGYFWFEGRGDDIIISSGYTIGPFEVEDALVKHPAVKECAVVASPDEIRGYVVKAFVVLREGVDKNDPALIPKLQEHVKQLTAPYKYPRKIEFVDDLPKTPSGKIRRVELREREMRLAKQQ, from the coding sequence ATGAAGCGGGAAAATTTCATTGCGCCGGAACGCTATAATTTAACGTCTGAGATCGAAAAACATGCGATGGCTAATCCGAATAAGCTTGCTTTAAAATGGGAAAATGAACAAGGGGAAACACGGGAAATTACATATGGCGATTTAATCAAACACGCCAATAAAATTGGAAACGCTTTATTAAAACGTGGGCTTGAAAAAGGGGATAAAGTGCTTGTTATGGTGCCCCGCTTAATTGAAGCGTATGAAGTATATTTAGGAACATTAAAAGCGGGGCTGGTAGTCATTCCGAGTTCGGAAATGCTACGCACAAAAGATCTGCAATACCGTATTTCCCATGGTGAGGTAAAAGCGATTATTGCGTATGAGCCATATGTGGATCAATTTGAACCGATCGGAAACATTGACCATATTATGAAATTCGTTGTCGGAAAGACGAAACCGAGCGGTTGGATCAATTTAGAGGAAGCGATGAAGGCAGAAAGCGATGAGCTTGTTGCGGCTGACACATCCCGTGATGATATGGCGTTTTTATCTTATACATCGGGAACGACCGGAAATCCGAAAGGGGTCGTTCATTCGCACGGGTGGGGGTATGCGCATTTGCGCATCGCTGCGAAAAATTGGTTATGCATTGAAGAAAATGATCTTGTCTGGGCGACTGCCGGTCCAGGATGGCAAAAATGGATTTGGAGCCCGTTTTTATCAACGCTCGGTTCAGGCGCCACTGGGTTTGTGTATTATGGCCGGTTTGATCCAGAAAAATATTTACAGCTTTTAAGCAAGTACGAAGTAAATGTGCTTTGCTGCACGCCGACGGAGTATCGGCTAATGGCAAAAGTGCCAAATATCGGCGATTATAAGCTTCCGCATCTCCGCAGCGCCGTATCAGCCGGAGAGCCGCTTAACAGGGAAGTGATTGATACGTTTGAAAAATATTTCAACATTCAAGTCCGGGATGGATATGGACAAACGGAAAATACATTGCTTGTCGGCGTTATGAAAGGTATGAAGATCAAACCAGGCTCCATGGGCAAACCGACGCCGGGAAACATCGTTGAGATTATCAATGAAAACGGGGAACCTTGCGCCGTCGGCGAAGTTGGCGATATCGCCGTCCACGTCGACACTGCAACGCTGTTTAAGTATTACTATAAAGATCCGGAAAGAACGGCGATGCAATTCCGCGGTGATTATTATATTACAGGGGATAAAGCGAGAAAAGATGAAGATGGATATTTTTGGTTTGAAGGGCGTGGAGATGATATTATCATTAGCTCCGGTTATACAATCGGACCGTTTGAAGTAGAAGACGCCCTTGTCAAGCACCCTGCGGTAAAAGAGTGTGCTGTCGTCGCTAGTCCAGATGAAATACGCGGTTATGTTGTGAAAGCGTTTGTTGTTCTTCGCGAAGGAGTAGATAAAAATGATCCGGCGCTGATTCCAAAGCTGCAGGAGCATGTCAAACAGCTGACCGCACCGTATAAATACCCGCGTAAAATTGAATTTGTCGATGATTTGCCGAAAACGCCGTCAGGAAAAATCCGTCGCGTGGAGCTGCGCGAACGCGAGATGCGCCTTGCAAAGCAGCAATAA
- a CDS encoding alpha/beta-type small acid-soluble spore protein — protein sequence MARNNNSNQLLVPGAQQALEQMKYEIAQEFGVKLGADTTSRANGSVGGEITKRLVAMAQQQLGGTQQQF from the coding sequence ATGGCACGCAACAACAATTCGAATCAATTGCTTGTTCCAGGAGCACAACAAGCTCTTGAACAAATGAAATACGAAATCGCTCAAGAATTTGGCGTAAAATTAGGCGCTGATACTACTTCTCGCGCTAACGGTTCTGTTGGGGGAGAAATCACAAAACGCCTTGTTGCTATGGCGCAACAACAATTAGGCGGTACTCAACAACAATTTTAA
- the thiI gene encoding tRNA uracil 4-sulfurtransferase ThiI, with protein MKYDRILIRYGEMTTKGRNRNLFVRRLKDNVAKKLHEFPNIKIEYMRDRMYILLNGEPHEPIIDKLKNVFGIHSFSLAMKCHNELNEIKETALAAVKQLPHEGKTFKISARRVDKQFPYGSSELNYEIGAHILRNTDGLTVNVHDPDIDVRVEVRQEGTYITCHDIPGPGGLPVGSSGKAMLMLSGGIDSPVAGYLAMKRGLEIEAVHFFSPPFTSDRAKQKVIDLVKKLTTYGGKIKLHIVPFTEVQQAIYTQVPNEYSLISTRRAMLKITDALRQRHRALAIVTGESLGQVASQTLESMFVINDVTTTPILRPLVSMDKIEIIDIAKKIDTHDISILPYEDCCTIFTPRSPKTKPKKEKVVHYESFVDLQPLIEKAIANTETMVIDEHSATEDEFEQLF; from the coding sequence ATGAAATATGACCGTATTTTAATTCGCTATGGAGAAATGACGACAAAAGGTCGAAATCGAAACTTGTTTGTTCGCCGTTTAAAAGATAATGTCGCTAAAAAACTTCATGAGTTTCCGAATATTAAAATCGAATATATGCGTGATCGCATGTACATTTTACTAAACGGAGAACCGCATGAACCGATTATTGACAAATTAAAAAATGTATTTGGCATTCATTCATTTAGTTTAGCAATGAAATGTCATAATGAATTGAACGAAATAAAAGAAACAGCATTGGCAGCTGTTAAGCAGCTTCCTCATGAAGGAAAAACGTTTAAAATAAGCGCTCGAAGAGTGGATAAGCAATTTCCGTATGGAAGCAGCGAGTTAAATTATGAAATTGGCGCTCATATTTTGCGCAATACAGACGGGTTAACGGTAAATGTACATGATCCTGATATCGATGTCCGCGTGGAAGTTCGCCAAGAAGGCACATATATCACGTGTCACGATATTCCAGGTCCCGGAGGCTTGCCGGTGGGATCGAGCGGCAAAGCAATGCTCATGCTTTCCGGTGGAATCGATAGCCCAGTTGCCGGGTATTTGGCAATGAAGCGCGGATTGGAAATAGAAGCGGTTCACTTTTTTAGTCCGCCGTTTACAAGCGATCGGGCAAAACAAAAAGTGATTGATTTAGTGAAAAAATTAACCACGTACGGAGGAAAAATAAAACTTCACATTGTTCCTTTTACAGAAGTGCAGCAAGCCATTTATACACAAGTGCCAAACGAATACTCGCTTATTTCAACAAGAAGAGCAATGCTAAAAATTACTGATGCATTGCGTCAGCGGCATCGAGCACTTGCGATTGTGACAGGGGAAAGCCTTGGACAAGTTGCCAGCCAAACTCTAGAAAGCATGTTTGTCATTAATGATGTCACCACAACGCCGATTTTGCGGCCGCTTGTATCGATGGATAAAATAGAAATTATCGACATTGCTAAAAAAATTGACACACACGATATTTCGATTCTTCCATATGAAGATTGTTGTACCATTTTTACGCCAAGATCGCCAAAAACAAAACCAAAAAAAGAAAAAGTGGTTCATTATGAAAGTTTTGTTGATTTACAACCATTAATAGAGAAGGCGATCGCAAATACGGAAACGATGGTCATCGACGAACATTCCGCAACGGAAGATGAGTTTGAACAGTTATTCTAA